One Manihot esculenta cultivar AM560-2 chromosome 18, M.esculenta_v8, whole genome shotgun sequence genomic window carries:
- the LOC110608416 gene encoding 7-deoxyloganetin glucosyltransferase, producing MDYLTFLEKPHAVCIPFPAQGHINPMLKLAKLLHHKGFHITFVNTEYNHKRLLKARGPDSLNGLPTFHFLTIPDGLPPTDGDVTQDIPSLCQYTRKTCLASFRNLLSKLNHTSSSNVPPVSCIVSDGVMSFTLDAAQELGIPEILFWTTSACGFMGYLHYHQLIKKGLTPFTDESYLTNGYLDTVIDWIPGMKDIRLRDLPSFIRTTDPEDVMLDFFQSETERCQKASAIILNTFDALEHDVLIALSTLLPPVYSIGPLHLLLNNVKDKDLKLIESNLWTEDSECLEWLDSKGPNSVVYVNFGSITVMTTEQLVEFAWGLANSNITFFWVIRPDLVSGDNAILPPEFVTVTKERGICSSYCAQEKVLSRPSIGGFLTHSGWNSTLESISAGVPLLCWPFFAEQQTNCRYSCKEWGIGMEINSDVKRDEVERLVIELMEGEKGKEMKKKALEWKKMAEEATASLEGSSFQNFEKVIKAHLSSSRDQR from the exons ATGGATTACTTAACCTTTCTTGAAAAGCCTCATGCAGTCTGCATTCCTTTCCCAGCTCAAGGCCACATAAACCCTATGCTCAAACTAGCCAAACTCCTCCACCACAAAGGCTTCCATATCACTTTTGTTAACACAGAATATAACCACAAGCGCCTCCTCAAGGCTCGAGGCCCCGACTCTCTCAACGGCCTCCCTACCTTCCACTTCCTTACAATTCCCGATGGCCTCCCTCCGACTGACGGTGATGTCACCCAGGACATACCGTCCCTGTGCCAGTACACCAGGAAAACCTGCTTGGCTTCCTTTAGAAATCTTCTCTCTAAGCTCAATCACACTTCTTCATCCAACGTTCCTCCTGTATCTTGCATAGTTTCTGATGGGGTCATGAGCTTCACTCTTGATGCAGCACAGGAACTGGGTATTCCTGAAATTCTGTTTTGGACAACCAGTGCTTGTGGGTTTATGGGCTATCTTCACTATCATCAGTTAATTAAGAAGGGTCTCACACCATTCACAG ATGAGAGCTACTTGACAAATGGTTACCTGGATACTGTCATAGACTGGATCCCAGGCATGAAAGATATCCGCTTGAGGGATCTACCAAGTTTTATCAGAACCACTGATCCAGAAGATGTTATGCTGGATTTTTTTCAGTCAGAGACAGAAAGATGCCAAAAAGCCTCTGCGATTATTTTGAATACATTTGATGCCTTGGAGCATGATGTTTTAATTGCACTTTCTACATTACTGCCCCCTGTATACTCCATTGGCCCTCTTCATCTACTCCTCAATAATGTTAAAGATAAGGACTTGAAGTTGATCGAATCAAACCTATGGACGGAAGACTCTGAGTGTCTTGAATGGCTCGACTCAAAAGGGCCCAACTCAGTTGTTTATGTGAATTTCGGAAGCATCACTGTAATGACAACCGAGCAATTGGTAGAGTTTGCTTGGGGACTTGCTAATAGCAATATAACATTTTTTTGGGTCATCAGGCCTGACCTTGTCTCCGGAGATAACGCCATTCTCCCACCAGAGTTTGTTACAGTGACTAAAGAAAGAGGTATTTGTTCAAGCTATTGCGCCCAGGAAAAAGTGCTGAGCCGCCCATCAATTGGAGGGTTCTTAACACACAGTGGTTGGAACTCTACACTTGAAAGCATCAGTGCAGGAGTACCACTGCTTTGTTGGCCTTTCTTCGCGGAGCAACAAACTAACTGCCGATACAGTTGCAAAGAATGGGGCATTGGTATGGAGATAAACAGTGATGTGAAGAGAGATGAAGTTGAGAGGCTTGTGATAGAGTTAATGGAGGGAGAAAAAGGCAAAGAAATGAAGAAGAAGGCCTTGGAATGGAAGAAGATGGCAGAAGAGGCTACTGCCAGTCTCGAAGGTTCATCTTTCCAGAATTTCGAAAAAGTCATCAAAGCCCACTTGTCATCGTCTAGAGATCAGAGATAG
- the LOC110607127 gene encoding RNA-binding protein 38 isoform X2, which translates to MAYPHYRSQFGDTTFTKVFVGGLAWETPTDEMRRYFEQFGEILEAVIITDKNTGKSKGYGFVTFRDPESAGKACADPNPVIDGRKANCNIASLRRPRPSTPGKPQGDAPYQGSPSYSGAAKPLPPPPPPPPPPVIYPHLGYPPYPPEYGCHQAIYNAQVQHPQYYHQVYGTSSSSSSAVATPYYYHGYSLPRYAPNTHRLAGPATYFYCSNLDLPPPTTIQPTPHDPFPSSSDSQHPSTETQVGVVTSEISNLSLNSEKLNL; encoded by the exons ATGGCTTATCCACATTATCGATCTCAGTTTGGAGACACAACGTTCACTAAAGTGTTCGTTGGGGGCTTAGCTTGGGAGACCCCTACTGATGAAATGCGTAGATATTTTGAGCAGTTTGGTGAGATTCTTGAAGCTGTAATCATCACTGATAAGAATACAGGAAAATCTAAAGGATATGGCTTC GTTACGTTTCGTGATCCAGAATCGGCCGGAAAAGCTTGTGCTGATCCAAACCCTGTAATTGATGGAAGAAAAGCTAACTGCAATATTGCTTCTCTTCGACGGCCGAGACCTTCAACTCCAG GAAAACCACAAGGTGACGCTCCTTACCAGGGAAGCCCATCATATAGTGGAGCGGCAAAGCCATTGCCGCCTCCTCCACCACCGCCGCCACCTCCTGTTATCTATCCACACCTCGG GTATCCACCTTATCCTCCTGAATATGGTTGCCACCag GCTATCTATAACGCACAAGTTCAACACCCACAATACTACCATCAAGTGTACggaacatcatcatcatcatcatccgcTGTGGCCACACCATACTACTATCATGGCTACTCATTGCCACGTTATGCACCCAATACGCACCGTTTAGCAGGACCAGCTACCTACTTTTACTGCAGTAACTTGGACCTCCCTCCACCTACTACTATTCAACCCACACCTCATGATCCCTTCCCCTCATCTTCTG ATTCACAGCATCCCTCTACAGAAACACAAGTTGGTGTGGTTACTTCGGAAATTTCGAATCTTAGCTTAAACAGTGAAAAACTTAATTTGTAA
- the LOC110607127 gene encoding RNA-binding protein 38 isoform X1, whose translation MAYPHYRSQFGDTTFTKVFVGGLAWETPTDEMRRYFEQFGEILEAVIITDKNTGKSKGYGFVTFRDPESAGKACADPNPVIDGRKANCNIASLRRPRPSTPAFNNAGKPQGDAPYQGSPSYSGAAKPLPPPPPPPPPPVIYPHLGYPPYPPEYGCHQAIYNAQVQHPQYYHQVYGTSSSSSSAVATPYYYHGYSLPRYAPNTHRLAGPATYFYCSNLDLPPPTTIQPTPHDPFPSSSDSQHPSTETQVGVVTSEISNLSLNSEKLNL comes from the exons ATGGCTTATCCACATTATCGATCTCAGTTTGGAGACACAACGTTCACTAAAGTGTTCGTTGGGGGCTTAGCTTGGGAGACCCCTACTGATGAAATGCGTAGATATTTTGAGCAGTTTGGTGAGATTCTTGAAGCTGTAATCATCACTGATAAGAATACAGGAAAATCTAAAGGATATGGCTTC GTTACGTTTCGTGATCCAGAATCGGCCGGAAAAGCTTGTGCTGATCCAAACCCTGTAATTGATGGAAGAAAAGCTAACTGCAATATTGCTTCTCTTCGACGGCCGAGACCTTCAACTCCAG CTTTTAATAATGCAGGAAAACCACAAGGTGACGCTCCTTACCAGGGAAGCCCATCATATAGTGGAGCGGCAAAGCCATTGCCGCCTCCTCCACCACCGCCGCCACCTCCTGTTATCTATCCACACCTCGG GTATCCACCTTATCCTCCTGAATATGGTTGCCACCag GCTATCTATAACGCACAAGTTCAACACCCACAATACTACCATCAAGTGTACggaacatcatcatcatcatcatccgcTGTGGCCACACCATACTACTATCATGGCTACTCATTGCCACGTTATGCACCCAATACGCACCGTTTAGCAGGACCAGCTACCTACTTTTACTGCAGTAACTTGGACCTCCCTCCACCTACTACTATTCAACCCACACCTCATGATCCCTTCCCCTCATCTTCTG ATTCACAGCATCCCTCTACAGAAACACAAGTTGGTGTGGTTACTTCGGAAATTTCGAATCTTAGCTTAAACAGTGAAAAACTTAATTTGTAA